Proteins from a genomic interval of Methanofollis formosanus:
- a CDS encoding 4Fe-4S binding protein, which produces MVYFKMAKTAIKSLIHGPSTIRYPAEPAKQYPTSRGHVTIDPSKCISCGMCMRKCPADAICVRRDEKLWEIDLFKCHVCNCCVEVCPVHCLTMETEYRPAFAEHEGVQVVKITYVKPEKKAVKKPAEDKSEE; this is translated from the coding sequence ATGGTCTATTTCAAGATGGCAAAGACGGCGATCAAGTCGCTCATCCACGGCCCGTCCACCATCCGGTACCCGGCCGAACCGGCAAAGCAGTACCCGACTTCACGCGGGCACGTGACCATCGACCCCTCGAAGTGCATCTCCTGCGGGATGTGCATGCGCAAGTGTCCGGCCGATGCGATCTGCGTCAGGCGCGACGAGAAACTCTGGGAGATCGACCTCTTCAAGTGCCACGTCTGCAACTGCTGCGTGGAGGTCTGCCCGGTGCACTGCCTCACGATGGAGACGGAGTACCGCCCGGCTTTCGCCGAGCACGAGGGCGTGCAAGTGGTGAAGATCACCTATGTCAAGCCCGAGAAGAAGGCCGTGAAAAAGCCGGCTGAAGATAAGTCCGAAGAGTAG
- a CDS encoding histidine kinase N-terminal 7TM domain-containing protein — MIASLVIASVIAGVSWKRRDAAGARAFFVFTLGVLVWSLGEGSALLPLGPDWQVFWVKAAFVGIAVLVPAWMAFVMQYTGKERTVTLVATIAAAVVPAAAAVLSLSESVPVTELMEGTPYLLVMASVYLVVIISVIFLVAMLLAAPATYRRQIGFVLMGALIPWVVVLSPPFTTSLLEPTASWCVLCIMTAALAATAGALKAGLFGTIPLSKDRYFNNLTDGIFVLDPQFRLVEANRKGEEMVRHHSEELTGLPAAEFINHFPELQKGYEGEYEATYIQSMKKPDGSTEHFELRISPITDWCSRTTGHFLLVRDISRLKETEDALRTAHKKVSILSEISQHDIKNQLEVIAGYGGVLDDITPDDSDQKIYVRRILDASEIIAEHIAAARDCRDLGIRTPEWQSVAEGAARAGRILENHGVALEVEAGDLEIHADPLFEKVFYNLYENAIRHGGGITTMRVSASDAGGQVVIVVEDDGRGVATSEKEKIFEREYGSHSGLGLFLTREILSATGISIRECGVPGKGARFEILVPPERSRRADPAGEDAG; from the coding sequence ATGATTGCATCACTCGTCATAGCCTCAGTCATCGCCGGCGTCAGCTGGAAACGCCGCGACGCGGCAGGTGCACGGGCGTTTTTCGTCTTCACCCTCGGTGTCCTGGTCTGGTCGCTCGGCGAGGGCTCGGCCCTCCTCCCGCTCGGCCCTGACTGGCAGGTTTTCTGGGTCAAGGCGGCGTTTGTCGGCATCGCCGTGCTGGTCCCGGCATGGATGGCATTTGTCATGCAATATACCGGCAAGGAGCGGACGGTCACCCTGGTCGCGACCATCGCCGCTGCCGTCGTTCCCGCTGCCGCCGCCGTGCTCTCTCTCTCTGAGAGCGTGCCGGTCACCGAACTCATGGAGGGCACCCCGTACCTCCTCGTGATGGCTTCGGTGTATCTCGTCGTCATCATCAGCGTCATCTTTCTGGTGGCGATGCTCCTCGCGGCGCCGGCGACGTACAGACGCCAGATCGGGTTTGTCCTGATGGGCGCCCTCATCCCCTGGGTGGTGGTCCTCTCCCCCCCATTCACGACGTCCCTCCTCGAACCAACCGCCAGTTGGTGTGTCCTCTGCATCATGACCGCCGCCCTCGCCGCCACGGCCGGGGCGCTCAAGGCCGGGCTCTTCGGCACGATCCCCCTCTCCAAGGACCGGTACTTCAACAACCTTACCGACGGCATCTTCGTCCTCGACCCGCAGTTCAGGCTCGTTGAGGCGAACAGAAAGGGCGAGGAGATGGTGCGGCACCATTCGGAAGAACTGACCGGACTGCCGGCGGCCGAGTTCATCAATCATTTCCCTGAACTCCAGAAGGGATACGAAGGTGAATACGAGGCCACCTATATCCAGAGCATGAAAAAGCCGGACGGGAGCACAGAACACTTCGAACTGCGCATCTCTCCCATCACCGACTGGTGCTCCAGGACCACCGGCCACTTTCTCCTGGTCAGGGACATCAGCAGACTCAAGGAGACCGAGGACGCCCTCCGCACGGCCCACAAAAAGGTCTCGATCCTCAGCGAGATCTCGCAGCACGACATCAAAAACCAACTCGAGGTGATCGCCGGGTACGGTGGGGTTCTCGACGATATCACACCCGACGACTCGGATCAGAAGATATACGTCAGGCGGATCCTCGACGCCTCGGAGATTATCGCCGAGCACATCGCTGCCGCCAGGGACTGCCGCGATCTCGGGATCAGGACGCCCGAGTGGCAGTCGGTGGCGGAGGGGGCAGCCAGGGCGGGCAGGATCCTCGAGAACCACGGCGTCGCCCTTGAGGTGGAGGCCGGAGACCTCGAGATCCATGCCGACCCTCTCTTCGAAAAAGTCTTTTACAACCTCTACGAGAATGCCATCAGGCACGGCGGCGGCATCACAACGATGAGGGTGAGCGCTTCGGATGCAGGCGGGCAGGTGGTCATCGTCGTCGAGGACGACGGTAGAGGCGTGGCCACATCAGAGAAAGAAAAGATTTTCGAGAGAGAGTACGGCTCGCACTCGGGCCTCGGCCTCTTCCTGACCCGGGAGATCCTCTCGGCAACCGGCATCTCGATCCGGGAGTGCGGGGTACCCGGGAAGGGGGCGAGGTTTGAGATCCTGGTCCCGCCAGAGAGATCTCGTCGGGCCGACCCTGCGGGAGAAGACGCGGGATAG
- a CDS encoding thiamine pyrophosphate-binding protein, giving the protein MDEKSTPAGEQTVAEVMVAELARWGIDLYFGVPGTSSLGIIDAVRKHPDARFIQVRHEENAAMAASAYHKLTGKVAACVTIAGPGATNLATGLYDAKEDRAAVLAISGQVAGQYVGPGGFQEIDQDAFFRPVTVFNNTVHEKTRALKLVDMAVRRAIVERGVAQLSVPNNIQKEVLDPTCCPREGPPPSVRIAPDDTQVREAARALNAATRPVIIAGWGARGATESLLAVAGRIRAPVLTTYRAKGLVPEDHPWHLGVLGSVGTPAAREWATGADLILTCGVGFSSQTRVPAETPLVQVDLDPVKLGKNRETIALWGDCAVVLPRLLQHLEEREENGAKERIAGQKAEWLAQTAAEADPTAVPIRPPYIMQVLSEILPEDAVISIDVGENGWWFGRNFRMRPHQKFVMSGYLATMGFALPAALAARLAYPNRPAVCITGDGGFTMAMAEFLTAVKYDLPVTVIVLNNHELGMILVEQRMEHYPNFGTELHNPDFVDYAQACGGQGFRVERPDDLAPAVAEALAAGVPAIVDVETDPKRF; this is encoded by the coding sequence ATGGACGAGAAGAGTACACCTGCCGGCGAACAGACCGTCGCCGAAGTGATGGTCGCGGAACTGGCGAGGTGGGGGATCGACCTGTACTTCGGGGTGCCGGGAACCTCGTCGCTCGGGATCATCGACGCCGTCAGGAAGCATCCTGACGCCAGGTTCATCCAGGTGCGGCATGAAGAGAACGCGGCGATGGCCGCGTCGGCCTACCACAAATTGACCGGGAAGGTGGCGGCCTGCGTGACCATCGCAGGGCCGGGGGCGACGAACCTGGCGACCGGGCTCTACGACGCAAAGGAGGACCGGGCCGCGGTCCTGGCCATCAGCGGGCAGGTGGCGGGTCAGTATGTCGGGCCGGGGGGGTTTCAGGAGATCGATCAGGACGCTTTTTTCAGGCCGGTCACGGTCTTCAACAATACGGTTCACGAGAAGACCCGCGCCCTCAAACTCGTCGATATGGCGGTGCGCCGGGCCATCGTGGAGCGAGGCGTCGCTCAACTCTCGGTCCCGAACAATATCCAGAAGGAGGTCCTGGACCCGACCTGCTGCCCGCGGGAGGGGCCGCCGCCGTCGGTCAGGATCGCACCCGACGATACCCAGGTGCGGGAGGCGGCGAGAGCCCTCAACGCCGCCACGCGGCCGGTGATTATCGCCGGGTGGGGCGCACGAGGGGCGACGGAGAGTCTGCTTGCAGTCGCCGGGCGGATCCGGGCCCCGGTCCTCACCACCTACCGGGCCAAGGGACTGGTCCCTGAGGACCATCCCTGGCATCTCGGGGTGCTCGGGAGCGTGGGCACGCCTGCGGCGCGGGAGTGGGCGACCGGGGCCGACCTCATCCTCACCTGCGGGGTCGGGTTCTCCAGTCAGACGCGGGTGCCGGCGGAGACCCCGCTCGTCCAGGTCGATCTCGACCCGGTCAAACTCGGGAAAAACCGGGAGACGATCGCCCTCTGGGGGGACTGCGCCGTCGTGCTCCCGCGTCTTCTGCAGCATCTCGAGGAACGGGAGGAAAACGGGGCGAAGGAGCGGATCGCCGGCCAGAAGGCGGAGTGGCTGGCACAGACGGCGGCCGAGGCCGACCCAACCGCCGTGCCGATCCGCCCGCCCTATATCATGCAGGTGCTCTCTGAGATCCTCCCCGAGGACGCGGTCATTTCCATCGATGTGGGTGAGAACGGATGGTGGTTCGGCCGGAACTTCAGGATGCGACCCCACCAGAAGTTCGTGATGTCCGGGTACCTGGCGACGATGGGCTTCGCCCTCCCGGCGGCGCTGGCCGCCCGACTGGCATACCCGAACCGTCCGGCCGTCTGCATCACCGGCGACGGCGGGTTTACGATGGCGATGGCTGAGTTCCTCACCGCGGTCAAGTACGATCTTCCCGTCACGGTCATCGTCCTCAACAACCATGAACTCGGGATGATCCTGGTGGAGCAGCGGATGGAACATTACCCAAACTTCGGGACCGAACTGCACAACCCCGACTTCGTGGACTATGCACAGGCCTGCGGGGGGCAGGGCTTCAGGGTGGAGCGGCCCGACGATCTGGCCCCTGCCGTCGCGGAGGCGCTTGCCGCAGGCGTCCCGGCGATCGTCGACGTGGAGACCGATCCGAAGCGGTTCTGA
- a CDS encoding pyridoxal phosphate-dependent aminotransferase — translation MQQMYAIRTDPRIDAVAVPENLRVGLMVAEQRKRCSAMGCQARFFNFAFGQSPFPVPPELVTSLKREAALGHYTEAAGTGELREAVAGFYARHFGIQTDPERVVVGNGSKELIYIIFSMMEATAVIPSPAWIGYAPIIRLLGKEYRTLPPRPERGYRLDPVDLKAVLAAHPAERHILIFNNPNNPTGALYTKQELEAIAEVCREYGCLVIADEIYALTTYDFDRFTSMGTVYPEGTFVTGGLSKDRSAAGYRLGTCILPEDCPEELIADFTKVAATMYTSVATPVQYAAITAYAEDPAVEEYMQAARGVHRIICRYMSKAVSTIDGVMATVPEGGFYFLADFNLLADDLRQYGVTRSNDLSTALLAHPHHVATIGGDAVMLPQDRFGIRVACVDYDGRRALDLYREERPATSLDETAFVHEVAPLMVEGVGAMRRFVEEVRKEAR, via the coding sequence ATGCAGCAGATGTATGCGATCAGGACAGATCCACGGATCGATGCGGTCGCCGTCCCTGAGAACCTGCGGGTCGGCCTGATGGTCGCGGAGCAGAGAAAACGGTGCAGTGCGATGGGGTGTCAGGCCAGGTTCTTTAATTTCGCCTTCGGGCAGTCACCGTTCCCGGTGCCGCCCGAACTGGTGACATCGTTGAAACGGGAGGCCGCACTCGGGCACTATACCGAGGCCGCCGGGACCGGGGAACTGCGCGAAGCGGTGGCCGGGTTTTATGCACGTCATTTTGGAATCCAGACCGATCCCGAGCGGGTCGTCGTGGGCAACGGCTCCAAGGAACTCATCTACATCATCTTCTCGATGATGGAGGCGACCGCGGTGATCCCGTCGCCGGCATGGATCGGGTATGCCCCGATCATCAGGTTGCTCGGCAAGGAGTACAGGACGCTTCCGCCCAGGCCAGAGCGGGGTTATCGGCTCGATCCGGTCGACTTGAAGGCGGTGCTTGCCGCCCACCCAGCCGAGCGCCATATCCTCATCTTCAACAACCCCAACAACCCGACCGGCGCCCTGTACACGAAACAGGAACTGGAGGCGATCGCGGAGGTCTGCCGGGAGTACGGGTGCCTGGTAATCGCCGACGAGATCTACGCGCTCACGACCTACGACTTCGATCGCTTCACCTCGATGGGCACGGTGTACCCTGAGGGGACCTTCGTCACCGGCGGGCTCTCGAAGGACCGTTCGGCGGCGGGGTACCGCCTGGGTACATGCATCCTGCCGGAAGATTGCCCCGAAGAGTTGATCGCCGATTTCACCAAGGTGGCGGCGACGATGTACACCTCGGTCGCCACCCCGGTCCAGTACGCCGCGATCACGGCGTACGCCGAAGATCCGGCGGTCGAGGAGTACATGCAGGCGGCGCGGGGGGTCCACCGCATCATCTGCCGGTATATGAGCAAGGCGGTCTCCACCATCGACGGGGTTATGGCGACGGTGCCGGAGGGCGGGTTCTACTTCCTCGCCGATTTCAACCTCCTTGCCGACGACCTCAGACAGTACGGGGTCACCCGTTCGAACGATCTCAGCACCGCCCTCCTCGCCCATCCGCATCATGTGGCGACGATCGGCGGGGACGCCGTCATGCTCCCGCAGGACCGGTTCGGGATCAGGGTGGCCTGCGTCGACTATGACGGCCGGCGGGCCCTCGATCTGTACCGCGAGGAGCGCCCGGCCACCAGCCTCGACGAGACGGCTTTCGTCCACGAGGTGGCGCCGTTGATGGTCGAGGGCGTCGGGGCGATGCGGCGGTTTGTGGAGGAGGTGCGCAAGGAGGCGCGGTGA
- a CDS encoding YbhB/YbcL family Raf kinase inhibitor-like protein has protein sequence MENPIVEIGFDVFPKRHTCDGEDISPEIHISRLASPYFAIILTDPGAKVDHWLIWNIPATDLIPEGIPGMPDVSSPISARQGKNDLGKIGYSGPCLPEGAAHEYYFNLYGTDAPLDLPGGASGAELKEALKGHTIQYSGSTVAGYRREVPELRAR, from the coding sequence ATGGAAAACCCTATTGTAGAGATCGGATTCGACGTCTTTCCGAAGAGACATACCTGTGACGGCGAGGACATTTCACCAGAAATCCATATTTCCCGGTTGGCGTCGCCCTACTTCGCGATCATTCTCACAGACCCCGGTGCAAAGGTCGATCACTGGCTCATCTGGAATATCCCGGCAACAGACCTGATCCCTGAAGGGATTCCCGGGATGCCGGATGTTTCGTCCCCTATCTCTGCACGGCAGGGAAAAAACGACCTCGGGAAGATCGGGTACAGCGGGCCGTGCCTGCCCGAGGGAGCGGCCCATGAGTATTACTTCAATCTCTACGGCACCGACGCACCGCTCGACCTTCCCGGCGGCGCGAGCGGAGCGGAGTTGAAGGAGGCGCTCAAGGGGCATACCATCCAGTACAGCGGAAGCACGGTGGCAGGGTATCGCCGAGAGGTACCGGAACTGAGGGCGCGGTGA
- a CDS encoding ABC transporter ATP-binding protein, which produces MSAILEVHNLTKVYGETRAVDEITLSVKQGSLFGLLGPNGSGKSTMIKMLTGQIRPTAGSATVLGLDVEKDPVGVRSQVGIIPEQETPPSFLTAEEYLDFVGKVRAIPDIEEQKAWWFEFLEFGDKRTVLCKDLSRGTRQKLMFAQAFLHRPVLALIDEPLINFDPIMQEKVKDYLGAYVKEGNTVFISTHILEIAEEICSDFAVLHTGKLLATGGISEVTESGRHLGEYFLSLVRTGVHA; this is translated from the coding sequence ATGAGCGCGATACTTGAGGTGCACAATCTCACGAAGGTCTACGGGGAGACCAGAGCAGTGGACGAAATAACATTGTCCGTCAAACAGGGTTCGCTCTTCGGGCTGCTCGGCCCCAACGGTTCGGGGAAGAGCACGATGATCAAGATGCTGACCGGGCAGATCAGGCCGACGGCGGGATCGGCGACGGTCCTCGGTCTCGATGTGGAGAAAGATCCGGTCGGCGTGCGGTCGCAGGTGGGGATCATCCCCGAGCAGGAGACGCCGCCCAGTTTCCTCACCGCAGAGGAGTACCTGGACTTTGTCGGGAAAGTCAGAGCGATCCCCGACATTGAGGAGCAGAAAGCATGGTGGTTTGAGTTCCTGGAGTTCGGGGACAAACGCACCGTACTCTGCAAGGACCTCTCGCGGGGCACCAGGCAGAAACTGATGTTTGCCCAGGCATTTCTCCACAGGCCGGTCCTCGCCCTCATCGACGAACCGCTCATCAACTTCGACCCCATCATGCAGGAGAAGGTGAAGGACTATCTGGGGGCATATGTGAAGGAGGGCAACACCGTCTTCATCTCCACCCACATTCTCGAGATCGCCGAGGAGATCTGTTCGGATTTCGCCGTCCTCCATACCGGAAAACTCCTCGCCACCGGCGGGATCTCCGAGGTCACGGAGAGCGGTCGGCACCTCGGCGAGTACTTCCTCTCGCTCGTCAGGACGGGTGTCCATGCTTGA
- a CDS encoding DUF7544 domain-containing protein, translated as MSNDLYAFSAIDAAISRTKSLLWPFNAGVWLRLAVIALFIGGAGGFNPFSYNFGGADQFDQAAVPADLGLSDPTILLIVGAVLLLSLLFLYLGSVFQFVFVDCLSSGEISLSRTFGMRTGKGLRLFLFQLLLILLLIAAMVLLVMLFIVPAATVGNASILVGLIVLIPAILLLAILFGVVFLFTTDFVVPVMVAEDCGVIAGWKKVWGFLVADLKNAAVYLITRFVLGIVVGIAMFILVLLVLLIVGIPLGGIALLAMALVGDAALALFILLLVIGMLIAIPLLLLVQVPFVTFFRYYALLVLREFSPEHDLLAAPEGSEVPEA; from the coding sequence ATGAGTAATGACCTGTATGCTTTCAGCGCCATCGACGCGGCCATTTCGCGGACAAAGTCCCTGCTCTGGCCGTTCAACGCGGGAGTCTGGCTGAGGCTCGCCGTCATCGCCCTCTTCATCGGGGGGGCCGGTGGTTTCAACCCATTCTCCTACAACTTTGGAGGTGCCGACCAATTCGATCAGGCCGCGGTTCCGGCCGATCTCGGGCTTTCAGACCCGACCATTCTCCTGATCGTCGGGGCCGTCCTTCTCCTGAGTCTCCTCTTTCTCTATCTCGGGTCGGTCTTCCAGTTCGTCTTTGTCGATTGCCTCAGTTCGGGAGAGATCTCGCTCTCCCGTACCTTCGGGATGCGAACCGGGAAAGGTCTGCGCCTCTTTCTTTTCCAGCTCCTGCTCATTCTTCTCCTCATCGCGGCCATGGTTCTCCTCGTTATGCTCTTCATCGTGCCGGCCGCGACGGTTGGGAATGCGTCCATCCTTGTCGGGTTGATCGTTCTCATCCCGGCTATCCTCCTCCTCGCCATCCTCTTCGGCGTGGTCTTTCTCTTCACGACCGACTTCGTCGTTCCGGTGATGGTCGCCGAGGACTGCGGGGTCATCGCAGGGTGGAAAAAAGTCTGGGGTTTCCTCGTCGCCGACCTGAAAAACGCGGCGGTGTATCTGATCACCAGGTTCGTCCTCGGCATCGTCGTCGGGATCGCGATGTTCATCCTGGTGCTCCTGGTCCTGCTCATCGTCGGCATCCCCCTTGGCGGCATCGCGCTCCTTGCGATGGCTCTCGTGGGGGACGCGGCCCTCGCGCTCTTCATCCTCCTCCTGGTCATCGGCATGCTCATCGCAATCCCCCTTCTCCTTCTGGTGCAGGTGCCGTTCGTGACGTTCTTCCGGTACTATGCCCTCCTCGTCCTCAGAGAGTTCAGCCCGGAACATGATCTCCTCGCGGCCCCGGAGGGTTCCGAGGTGCCTGAGGCCTGA
- a CDS encoding precorrin-2 dehydrogenase/sirohydrochlorin ferrochelatase family protein: MVPLIIDLAGRHVVIFGGGAVGLRKATYFCREAEVTVVSRSFLPEFSGLDVRCLEADLSDMDDDALAVLLDGAFLVVAATSDEETNNHIGRTAREAGALFNNARGDGGDTLIPSVVRGEEYLIAVSTGGASPAVPRFLREHLEAAYPYLDAMIRVEARLRDALKQTVPDQAKRAAVLRAVLHDPDAWTWLADGEDRAYERIQERYM; this comes from the coding sequence ATGGTCCCCCTCATCATCGACCTCGCCGGCCGGCATGTCGTCATCTTCGGGGGCGGAGCGGTGGGCCTGCGGAAAGCGACCTATTTCTGCCGTGAAGCAGAGGTCACCGTCGTCAGCAGATCGTTTCTCCCGGAGTTCTCAGGACTCGACGTCAGATGCCTGGAGGCCGACCTCTCCGATATGGACGACGACGCCCTTGCCGTCCTGCTCGACGGTGCGTTCCTCGTCGTTGCCGCCACCTCAGACGAGGAGACGAACAACCACATCGGACGGACGGCGCGGGAGGCCGGCGCCCTCTTCAACAATGCCAGGGGAGACGGAGGGGACACGCTCATCCCCTCGGTGGTCAGGGGCGAAGAATACCTCATCGCCGTCAGCACCGGCGGCGCGAGCCCGGCCGTCCCCAGGTTCCTGCGCGAGCACCTCGAAGCGGCATACCCCTATCTCGACGCGATGATCAGGGTCGAGGCCAGGCTGCGGGACGCCCTCAAGCAGACCGTCCCCGACCAGGCAAAACGTGCGGCGGTGCTCAGGGCGGTCCTCCACGATCCCGACGCCTGGACATGGCTTGCCGACGGCGAGGACCGGGCATATGAACGAATACAGGAGCGGTACATGTGA
- the hemA gene encoding glutamyl-tRNA reductase, protein MAGLNHHTAALGDLETFRFPDEETFLAAARERFKGALLLQTCNRIEVLVHGDAQGLTAFLHEQGREAFDILEGVEVLSHLLEVAAGIDSMIIGEDQILGQLKRALALAQESGACDPIIDLCIKKAVHVGVEVRRRTEINRGAVSIGSAAVALAEDLLGSLDGRHILVLGSGEMGMLVAKALAARDLTAIYVANRTYERALVLAEKIGGKAVNFSELTRYITLSDVVITCTSAPHPVLTREILARAMRDRCWPTEGHPRPLVVVDIAQPRDVEEGAAEVDGVSLYTIDNLRDVNEHTIETRRTEAARAEAFIEEELDRFLSQINGASADEVLRGLYTWAEAVRTRERDRALARLQGYGPETEAVIDDLSRVLTKKLLIDATFSIRSCAEQGRIEDAEQLVRAITRGDRLCSRRDD, encoded by the coding sequence ATGGCCGGGCTCAACCACCATACCGCGGCCCTCGGCGACCTGGAGACCTTCCGGTTCCCCGACGAGGAGACCTTCCTCGCCGCGGCCCGCGAGCGGTTCAAGGGCGCCCTCCTCCTCCAGACTTGCAACCGGATCGAGGTGCTGGTCCATGGCGACGCACAGGGCCTCACCGCCTTCCTCCACGAACAGGGGAGAGAAGCGTTCGATATTCTCGAGGGCGTCGAGGTGCTCAGTCACCTCCTCGAGGTGGCCGCCGGGATCGACTCGATGATCATCGGCGAAGACCAGATCCTCGGACAGTTGAAACGAGCGCTGGCACTCGCACAGGAGAGCGGCGCCTGCGACCCGATCATCGACCTCTGCATCAAGAAGGCGGTGCATGTGGGGGTCGAAGTGCGCAGGAGGACCGAGATCAACCGCGGGGCGGTCTCGATCGGTTCGGCGGCCGTCGCCCTGGCAGAAGATCTCCTCGGCAGCCTGGACGGACGCCACATCCTGGTTCTCGGCAGCGGCGAGATGGGGATGCTCGTGGCCAAGGCCCTCGCCGCCAGGGACCTGACCGCGATCTACGTAGCCAACCGGACCTACGAACGCGCCCTCGTCCTCGCCGAGAAGATCGGGGGGAAAGCGGTAAATTTCAGCGAACTCACCAGATATATCACCCTCTCCGACGTCGTCATCACCTGTACCTCGGCCCCGCACCCGGTCCTCACCAGGGAGATCCTGGCCCGAGCGATGAGAGACCGGTGCTGGCCCACCGAAGGCCACCCGCGTCCCCTCGTCGTCGTCGACATCGCCCAGCCGCGGGACGTCGAGGAGGGTGCCGCGGAGGTCGACGGCGTCAGCCTCTATACCATCGACAACCTCAGGGACGTCAACGAGCATACCATCGAGACGAGGCGGACGGAGGCCGCCAGGGCGGAGGCGTTCATCGAGGAGGAACTCGACCGCTTCCTCTCGCAGATCAACGGCGCCTCCGCGGACGAGGTGCTCCGCGGCCTGTACACCTGGGCCGAGGCCGTCAGGACCAGAGAACGCGACCGGGCCCTGGCGCGGCTGCAGGGATACGGCCCGGAGACCGAGGCCGTCATCGACGACCTCTCGAGAGTATTGACCAAAAAACTCCTCATCGACGCAACCTTCTCGATCCGGTCGTGTGCGGAGCAAGGACGGATCGAAGACGCGGAGCAGCTGGTGAGAGCGATCACACGAGGTGACCGATTATGTTCCCGGAGAGACGACTGA
- the hemB gene encoding porphobilinogen synthase, which translates to MFPERRLRRLRKRNLQPLFRETRLTAEDLIMPVFFDETIEEAVPIASMPGQWRYPINAAAAVARRLEKAGVRAVILFGIPASKDAGAHSAYAENGVVQQAVAAVKAVCPKMVVITDVCACEYTDHGHCGIVGETCSGEIDLLNDPSLALMQKIAVSQAQAGADMVAPSCMLDGQVAAIREALDAAGYAEVPIMSYSTKFASAFYGPFRDAADSGYSFGDRTTYQMDPANAREAYAESEMDAAEGADILMVKPAGMYLDILAAVREIGLPVAAYQVSGEYAMLKAAAAQGWIDEKACTLESLTCIKRAGADLIITYYAEDAARWLSEEQ; encoded by the coding sequence ATGTTCCCGGAGAGACGACTGAGACGACTGAGAAAGAGAAACCTCCAGCCCCTGTTCAGGGAGACGAGGCTGACGGCAGAAGACCTGATCATGCCGGTCTTCTTCGACGAGACGATTGAAGAGGCCGTGCCCATCGCATCGATGCCTGGCCAGTGGCGCTACCCCATCAACGCCGCCGCCGCCGTGGCGCGGCGCTTGGAGAAGGCCGGGGTGCGGGCGGTCATCCTCTTCGGCATCCCGGCCTCGAAAGACGCCGGGGCGCACTCGGCCTATGCCGAGAACGGCGTGGTCCAGCAGGCCGTGGCGGCGGTCAAGGCCGTATGCCCGAAAATGGTGGTGATCACCGACGTCTGCGCCTGCGAGTACACCGACCACGGCCACTGCGGGATCGTCGGCGAGACCTGCAGCGGCGAGATCGACCTCCTCAACGACCCGTCCCTTGCCCTGATGCAGAAGATCGCCGTGAGCCAGGCCCAGGCGGGCGCCGACATGGTCGCCCCCTCCTGCATGCTCGACGGCCAGGTGGCCGCGATCAGGGAGGCCCTCGACGCCGCGGGGTATGCCGAGGTTCCCATCATGTCGTACTCCACCAAGTTTGCGAGCGCCTTCTACGGCCCCTTCAGGGACGCCGCCGACTCGGGCTACTCCTTCGGCGACCGGACCACCTACCAGATGGACCCGGCGAACGCCAGGGAGGCCTACGCCGAGTCGGAGATGGACGCCGCAGAAGGGGCCGACATCCTGATGGTCAAGCCCGCCGGGATGTACCTCGACATCCTCGCCGCGGTGCGCGAGATCGGTCTCCCGGTCGCCGCCTATCAGGTCTCCGGCGAGTACGCGATGCTCAAGGCCGCGGCCGCACAGGGCTGGATCGACGAGAAGGCCTGCACCCTCGAGAGCCTCACCTGCATCAAGCGGGCGGGCGCCGACCTGATTATTACCTATTATGCAGAAGACGCAGCGAGGTGGCTGAGTGAAGAGCAGTGA